In Azospirillum baldaniorum, one DNA window encodes the following:
- a CDS encoding isochorismatase family protein, whose translation MSDLSIYDRQGIGKPLGFGRKCALLIIDFQIGFTREDAFGGFNINSAITATGKLLGHVRPLGMPIAHACFIAPEAPGGIGPFGEKIPSLLTLTAGSPDVAFAPEVAPLPNEFIVRKQHASAFFGTALSSWLRANAVDTLLVTGCTTSGCVRASVIDASAHGLRPIIVEECVGDRAEEPHRANLFDMGKKYADVMPLDAVIAHLALADAA comes from the coding sequence ATGAGCGATCTTTCCATCTACGACCGCCAGGGCATCGGCAAGCCGCTCGGCTTCGGCCGCAAGTGCGCCCTCCTCATCATCGACTTCCAGATCGGTTTCACGCGTGAAGACGCCTTCGGCGGCTTCAACATCAACAGCGCCATCACCGCCACGGGGAAGTTGCTCGGACATGTTCGTCCCTTGGGCATGCCGATCGCCCACGCCTGCTTCATCGCGCCGGAGGCTCCAGGCGGCATCGGTCCGTTCGGCGAGAAGATTCCGTCGCTGCTGACCCTGACCGCCGGCTCACCCGATGTCGCCTTCGCACCGGAGGTCGCGCCGCTGCCCAACGAGTTCATCGTGCGCAAGCAGCACGCCTCGGCCTTCTTCGGCACCGCCCTGTCGTCCTGGCTGCGCGCGAACGCGGTCGACACGCTGCTGGTCACCGGCTGCACGACCTCGGGCTGCGTGCGGGCCAGCGTGATTGACGCCTCTGCCCACGGGCTGCGCCCGATCATCGTGGAGGAGTGCGTCGGCGACCGGGCGGAGGAGCCGCACCGCGCCAACCTGTTCGACATGGGCAAGAAATACGCCGACGTGATGCCGCTGGACGCGGTCATCGCCCATCTGGCGTTGGCCGACGCCGCCTGA
- a CDS encoding amidase has translation MPGASEAETRARLARIESLNPIVNALLAVDADGAIRRARAQDEARAAGDWPGLLDGVTVTVKDCFELAGETTSYGSSDRFARMGHRDAPLIRRLRDAGAILVGRNNLSEFCLGSTNQNEHHGPCRNPWDTGRVPGGSSGGSAASVAAGLCRVSIGTDTGGSIRIPAALCGVVGLRPSVGRVSNSGVIPCSVDFDTVGPLAYSVADVARAFAAIAGYDPEDPNSVDVPLGNFLPDLKAGIAGTRIGLPRNFYFDNLQPAVAERVRAAAAVLEKAGAVLVDVTIEDAEVAQARTAFSLLVADMAQYHLDKMETAPESIGPEVLRRLQLGLPVSGVQYADSRRWLASWKLRFRALFERVDLILTPTTSITAPRIYDSADMIEATRAVSRFTYGFGALGLPAMSVPCGFDGDGMPVGLQIVGRWFDEPLVFRAGAAFQAATDHHRQRPALPA, from the coding sequence ATGCCCGGCGCCAGCGAGGCGGAGACCCGTGCCCGGCTCGCCCGCATCGAGAGCCTGAACCCGATCGTCAACGCCCTGCTGGCGGTGGACGCCGACGGGGCGATCCGCCGGGCGCGGGCGCAGGACGAGGCGCGGGCGGCGGGGGACTGGCCCGGCCTGCTGGACGGGGTGACGGTCACCGTCAAGGATTGCTTCGAACTGGCCGGAGAGACGACCAGCTACGGCTCGTCCGACCGCTTCGCCCGGATGGGGCATCGGGACGCCCCGCTGATTCGTCGCCTGCGCGACGCCGGCGCCATCCTGGTCGGGCGCAACAACCTGTCCGAATTCTGCCTGGGCTCGACGAACCAGAACGAGCATCACGGCCCCTGCCGGAACCCCTGGGACACCGGCCGGGTGCCCGGCGGGTCGAGCGGCGGGTCGGCGGCGTCGGTCGCCGCCGGGCTGTGCCGGGTCTCCATCGGCACCGACACCGGGGGCTCCATCCGCATCCCGGCGGCGCTCTGCGGGGTGGTCGGGCTGCGGCCCAGCGTCGGCCGGGTGTCGAACAGCGGCGTGATCCCGTGCAGCGTCGATTTCGACACCGTCGGCCCGCTGGCCTACTCGGTCGCCGACGTGGCGCGCGCCTTCGCCGCCATCGCCGGCTACGACCCGGAGGACCCCAATTCGGTCGACGTGCCGCTCGGCAATTTCCTGCCGGATTTGAAGGCGGGGATCGCCGGCACGCGCATCGGTCTGCCGCGCAACTTCTACTTCGACAACCTCCAGCCCGCGGTGGCGGAGCGGGTGCGCGCCGCGGCGGCGGTGCTGGAGAAGGCCGGCGCCGTCCTGGTCGACGTCACCATCGAGGACGCGGAGGTGGCGCAGGCCCGCACCGCCTTCTCCCTGCTCGTCGCCGACATGGCGCAATACCACCTCGACAAGATGGAAACCGCGCCGGAGTCCATCGGGCCGGAGGTGCTGCGCCGCCTGCAGCTCGGCCTGCCGGTGTCGGGCGTGCAGTACGCGGACTCGCGGCGCTGGCTGGCCTCCTGGAAGCTGCGGTTCCGCGCGCTGTTCGAGCGGGTGGACCTGATCCTCACCCCGACCACCTCCATCACGGCGCCGCGCATCTACGACAGCGCCGACATGATCGAGGCGACGCGGGCGGTCAGCCGCTTCACCTACGGCTTCGGCGCGCTCGGCCTGCCCGCCATGTCGGTGCCCTGCGGCTTCGACGGCGACGGGATGCCGGTGGGCCTGCAGATCGTCGGGCGCTGGTTCGACGAGCCGCTAGTCTTCCGCGCCGGGGCGGCCTTCCAGGCGGCGACCGACCACCACCGCCAGCGCCCCGCCCTACCCGCCTGA